One genomic window of Equus caballus isolate H_3958 breed thoroughbred chromosome 6, TB-T2T, whole genome shotgun sequence includes the following:
- the FMNL3 gene encoding formin-like protein 3 isoform X5, whose amino-acid sequence MGNLESAEGGPGEPPSVSLLPPPGKMPMPEPCELEERFALVLSSMNLPPDKARLLRQYDNEKKWDLICDQERFQVKNPPHTYIQKLQSFLDPSVTRKKFRRRVQESTKVLRELEISLRTNHIGWVREFLNDENKGLDVLVDYLSFAQCSVMYSTLPGRRALKNSRLVSQKDDVHVCILCLRAIMNYQYGFNLVMSHPHAVNEIALSLNNKNPRTKALVLELLAAVCLVRGGHEIILAAFDNFKEVCKELHRFEKLMEYFRNEDSNIDFMVACMQFINIVVHSVEDMNFRVHLQYEFTKLGLEEFLQKSRHTESEKLQVQIQAYLDNVFDVGGLLEDAETKNVALEKVEELEEHVSHLTEKLLDLENENMMRVAELEKQLLQREKELESIKETYENTSHQVHTLRRLIKEKEEAFQRRCHLEPSARGLESVGSEALARVGPVELSEGMPPSDLDLLAPAPPPEEALPLPPPPAPPLPPPPPPLPDKCPPAPPLPGAAPSVVLTVGLSAIRIKKPIKTKFRLPVFNWTALKPNQISGTVFSELDDEKILEDLDLDKFEELFKTKAQGPALDLICSKNKTAQKAASKVTLLEANRAKNLAITLRKAGRSAEEICRAIHMFDLQTLPVDFVECLMRFLPTEAEVKLLRQYERERQPLDELAAEDRFMLLFSKVERLTQRMAGMAFLGNFQDNLQMLTPQLNAIIAASASVKSSQKLKQMLEIILALGNYMNSSKRGAVYGFKLQSLDLLLDTKSTDRKMTLLHFIALTVKEKYPDLATFWHELHFVEKAAAVSLENVLLDVKELGRGMELIRRECSIHDNSVLRNFLSTNEGKLDKLQRDAKTAEEAYNAVVRYFGESPKTTPPSVFFPVFVRFIRSYKEAEQENEARKKQEEVMREKQLAQEAKKLDAKTPSQRNKWQQQELIAELRRRQAKEHRPVYEGKDGTIEDIITVLKSVPFTARTAKRGSRFFCDAAHHDESNC is encoded by the exons AGCTCCATGAACCTGCCTCCCGACAAGGCCCGGCTCCTGCGGCAGTATGACAACGAGAAGAAGTGGGATCTGATCTGTGACCAG GAACGATTCCAGGTGAAGAATCCTCCCCACACTTATATCCAGAAACTCCAGAGCTTCTTGGACCCCAGCGTAACTCGGAAG AAGTTCAGGAGGAGAGTGCAGGAGTCAACCAAAGTGCTGAGGGAGCTGGAGATCTCACTTCGTACCAACCACATTGG GTGGGTACGGGAGTTTCTGAATGATGAAAACAAAGGCCTGGATGTGCTGGTGGATTACCTGTCCTTTGCCCAATGTTCTGTCAT GTATAGCACCCTCCCTGGGCGCAGGGCCCTGAAGAACTCCCGCCTGGTGAGCCAGAAGGATGATGTCCACGTCTGTATCCTTTGTCTCAGAGCCATCATGAACTATCAG TATGGATTCAATCTGGTCATGTCCCACCCCCACGCTGTCAACGAGATTGCGCTCAGTCTCAACAACAAGAATCCAAG GACGAAAGCCCTTGTCTTGGAGCTCTTGGCAGCTGTGTGTTTGGTGCGGGGTGGTCACGAAATCATTCTTGCTGCCTTTGACAATTTCAAAGAG GTATGCAAGGAGCTGCACCGCTTTGAGAAGTTGATGGAGTATTTCCGGAATGAGGACAGCAACATCGACTTCATG GTGGCCTGCATGCAGTTTATCAACATCGTGGTGCATTCGGTGGAGGATATGAACTTCCGGGTCCATCTACAGTATGAATTTAccaagctggggctggaggagttCCTGCAG AAGTCAAGGCACACAGAGAGCGAGAAGCTACAGGTGCAGATCCAGGCATACCTGGACAACGTGTTTGATGTGGGGGGTTTGTTGGAGGATGCTGAGACCAAGAATGTGGCCCTGGAGAaggtggaggagctggaggagcatGTGTCCCAT CTCACAGAGAAGCTTCTGGACCTAGAGAACGAGAACATGATGCGTGTGGCGGAGCTAGAGAAACAGCTGCTGCAGCGGGAGAAGGAACTGGAGAGTATCAAG GAGACCTACGAGAACACAAGCCACCAGGTACACACCCTGCGGCGGCTGAttaaagagaaggaggaggcctTCCAGCGCCGATGCCACTTGGAGCCCAGTGCCCGGGGCCTGGAGTCTGTGGGCAGCGAGGCTCTGGCCCGGGTAGGCCCTGTGGAGCTGAGTGAGGGCATGCCACCCTCAGACCTGGACCTCCtggctccagccccaccccctgagGAGGCCCTACCTCTGCCTCCACCACCAGCTCCTCCCTTGCCCCCACCGCCTCCCCCCTTACCAG ACAAgtgtcccccagccccacccctccctggcGCTGCTCCCTCTGTGGTGTTGACAGTAGGCCTGTCAG CCATTCGCATCAAGAAACCTATCAAGACCAAGTTCCGGCTGCCTGTCTTCAACTGGACAGCGTTGAAACCCAACCAGATCAGTGGCACTGTCTTCAGTGAACTTGATGATGAGAAGATCTTGGAG GACCTGGACCTGGATAAGTTTGAAGAACTGTTCAAGACGAaagcccagggccctgcccttGACCTCATCTGCTCCAAGAACAAGACAGCGCAAAAGGCTGCCAGCAAAGTGACCCTGTTGGAAGCCAATCGTGCCAAGAACCTGGCCATCACCCTACGCAAGGCTGGCCGCTCAGCTGAGGAGATCTGCAGGGCTATCCACAT GTTTGACCTACAGACACTACCGGTGGACTTTGTGGAGTGCCTGATGCGCTTCCTGCCCACAGAGGCTGAGGTGAAGCTGCTGCGGCAGTATGAGCGGGAGCGGCAGCCTCTGGACGAGCTGGCAGCCGAGGACCGCTTCATGTTGCTCTTCAGCAAGGTGGAGCGGCTGACCCAGCGAATGGCTGGCATGGCCTTCCTGGGCAACTTCCAGGACAACCTGCAGATGCTCACACCG CAACTCAATGCCATCATtgcagcctctgcctctgtcaaGTCCTCACAGAAGCTGAAGCAgatgttggag ATCATACTTGCTCTGGGGAATTACATGAACAGCAGCAAGCGGGGAGCTGTGTATGGCTTCAAGCTCCAGAGCCTGGATCTG CTGCTGGACACCAAGTCCACTGACAGGAAGATGACACTGCTGCATTTCATTGCCTTGACGGTGAAGGAGAAATACCCAGACCTGGCTACCTTCTGGCACGAGCTGCACTTTGTGGAGAAGGCGGCAGCAG TGTCCCTGGAGAACGTGCTGCTGGATGTGAAGGAGCTGGGCCGGGGCATGGAGTTGATTCGGCGGGAGTGCAGCATACATGACAACAGCGTCCTTCGGAACTTCCTCAGCACCAATGAAGGCAAACTGGACAAGCTCCAGCGCGACGCCAAGACAGCTGAG GAGGCCTACAATGCAGTTGTGCGCTACTTCGGTGAGAGTCCCAAGACCACACCTCCTTCTGTATTCTTCCCAGTATTTGTCCGATTCATTCGTTCTTATAAG GAAGCAGAACAAGAGAACGAAGCTCGAAAGAAGCAAGAGGAGGTAATGCGGGAGAAGCAGCTGGCTCAGGAAGCCAAGAAACTGGATGCCAAG ACTCCATCCCAGCGGAACAAGTGGCAACAGCAGGAGCTAATTGCAGAGTTGAGGCGGCGCCAGGCCAAGGAGCACCGGCCTGTTTACGAGGGGAAGGATGGTACCATTGAGGACATCATCACAG TGCTGAAGAGTGTCCCTTTCACGGCCCGTACTGCCAAGAGGGGCTCACGCTTCTTCTGCGATGCAGCCCACCATGATGAGTCAAACTGTTAA
- the FMNL3 gene encoding formin-like protein 3 isoform X6, whose protein sequence is MGNLESAEGGPGEPPSVSLLPPPGKMPMPEPCELEERFALVLSSMNLPPDKARLLRQYDNEKKWDLICDQERFQVKNPPHTYIQKLQSFLDPSVTRKKFRRRVQESTKVLRELEISLRTNHIGWVREFLNDENKGLDVLVDYLSFAQCSVMYSTLPGRRALKNSRLVSQKDDVHVCILCLRAIMNYQYGFNLVMSHPHAVNEIALSLNNKNPRTKALVLELLAAVCLVRGGHEIILAAFDNFKEVCKELHRFEKLMEYFRNEDSNIDFMVACMQFINIVVHSVEDMNFRVHLQYEFTKLGLEEFLQSRHTESEKLQVQIQAYLDNVFDVGGLLEDAETKNVALEKVEELEEHVSHLTEKLLDLENENMMRVAELEKQLLQREKELESIKETYENTSHQVHTLRRLIKEKEEAFQRRCHLEPSARGLESVGSEALARVGPVELSEGMPPSDLDLLAPAPPPEEALPLPPPPAPPLPPPPPPLPDKCPPAPPLPGAAPSVVLTVGLSAIRIKKPIKTKFRLPVFNWTALKPNQISGTVFSELDDEKILEDLDLDKFEELFKTKAQGPALDLICSKNKTAQKAASKVTLLEANRAKNLAITLRKAGRSAEEICRAIHMFDLQTLPVDFVECLMRFLPTEAEVKLLRQYERERQPLDELAAEDRFMLLFSKVERLTQRMAGMAFLGNFQDNLQMLTPQLNAIIAASASVKSSQKLKQMLEIILALGNYMNSSKRGAVYGFKLQSLDLLLDTKSTDRKMTLLHFIALTVKEKYPDLATFWHELHFVEKAAAVSLENVLLDVKELGRGMELIRRECSIHDNSVLRNFLSTNEGKLDKLQRDAKTAEEAYNAVVRYFGESPKTTPPSVFFPVFVRFIRSYKEAEQENEARKKQEEVMREKQLAQEAKKLDAKTPSQRNKWQQQELIAELRRRQAKEHRPVYEGKDGTIEDIITVLKSVPFTARTAKRGSRFFCDAAHHDESNC, encoded by the exons AGCTCCATGAACCTGCCTCCCGACAAGGCCCGGCTCCTGCGGCAGTATGACAACGAGAAGAAGTGGGATCTGATCTGTGACCAG GAACGATTCCAGGTGAAGAATCCTCCCCACACTTATATCCAGAAACTCCAGAGCTTCTTGGACCCCAGCGTAACTCGGAAG AAGTTCAGGAGGAGAGTGCAGGAGTCAACCAAAGTGCTGAGGGAGCTGGAGATCTCACTTCGTACCAACCACATTGG GTGGGTACGGGAGTTTCTGAATGATGAAAACAAAGGCCTGGATGTGCTGGTGGATTACCTGTCCTTTGCCCAATGTTCTGTCAT GTATAGCACCCTCCCTGGGCGCAGGGCCCTGAAGAACTCCCGCCTGGTGAGCCAGAAGGATGATGTCCACGTCTGTATCCTTTGTCTCAGAGCCATCATGAACTATCAG TATGGATTCAATCTGGTCATGTCCCACCCCCACGCTGTCAACGAGATTGCGCTCAGTCTCAACAACAAGAATCCAAG GACGAAAGCCCTTGTCTTGGAGCTCTTGGCAGCTGTGTGTTTGGTGCGGGGTGGTCACGAAATCATTCTTGCTGCCTTTGACAATTTCAAAGAG GTATGCAAGGAGCTGCACCGCTTTGAGAAGTTGATGGAGTATTTCCGGAATGAGGACAGCAACATCGACTTCATG GTGGCCTGCATGCAGTTTATCAACATCGTGGTGCATTCGGTGGAGGATATGAACTTCCGGGTCCATCTACAGTATGAATTTAccaagctggggctggaggagttCCTGCAG TCAAGGCACACAGAGAGCGAGAAGCTACAGGTGCAGATCCAGGCATACCTGGACAACGTGTTTGATGTGGGGGGTTTGTTGGAGGATGCTGAGACCAAGAATGTGGCCCTGGAGAaggtggaggagctggaggagcatGTGTCCCAT CTCACAGAGAAGCTTCTGGACCTAGAGAACGAGAACATGATGCGTGTGGCGGAGCTAGAGAAACAGCTGCTGCAGCGGGAGAAGGAACTGGAGAGTATCAAG GAGACCTACGAGAACACAAGCCACCAGGTACACACCCTGCGGCGGCTGAttaaagagaaggaggaggcctTCCAGCGCCGATGCCACTTGGAGCCCAGTGCCCGGGGCCTGGAGTCTGTGGGCAGCGAGGCTCTGGCCCGGGTAGGCCCTGTGGAGCTGAGTGAGGGCATGCCACCCTCAGACCTGGACCTCCtggctccagccccaccccctgagGAGGCCCTACCTCTGCCTCCACCACCAGCTCCTCCCTTGCCCCCACCGCCTCCCCCCTTACCAG ACAAgtgtcccccagccccacccctccctggcGCTGCTCCCTCTGTGGTGTTGACAGTAGGCCTGTCAG CCATTCGCATCAAGAAACCTATCAAGACCAAGTTCCGGCTGCCTGTCTTCAACTGGACAGCGTTGAAACCCAACCAGATCAGTGGCACTGTCTTCAGTGAACTTGATGATGAGAAGATCTTGGAG GACCTGGACCTGGATAAGTTTGAAGAACTGTTCAAGACGAaagcccagggccctgcccttGACCTCATCTGCTCCAAGAACAAGACAGCGCAAAAGGCTGCCAGCAAAGTGACCCTGTTGGAAGCCAATCGTGCCAAGAACCTGGCCATCACCCTACGCAAGGCTGGCCGCTCAGCTGAGGAGATCTGCAGGGCTATCCACAT GTTTGACCTACAGACACTACCGGTGGACTTTGTGGAGTGCCTGATGCGCTTCCTGCCCACAGAGGCTGAGGTGAAGCTGCTGCGGCAGTATGAGCGGGAGCGGCAGCCTCTGGACGAGCTGGCAGCCGAGGACCGCTTCATGTTGCTCTTCAGCAAGGTGGAGCGGCTGACCCAGCGAATGGCTGGCATGGCCTTCCTGGGCAACTTCCAGGACAACCTGCAGATGCTCACACCG CAACTCAATGCCATCATtgcagcctctgcctctgtcaaGTCCTCACAGAAGCTGAAGCAgatgttggag ATCATACTTGCTCTGGGGAATTACATGAACAGCAGCAAGCGGGGAGCTGTGTATGGCTTCAAGCTCCAGAGCCTGGATCTG CTGCTGGACACCAAGTCCACTGACAGGAAGATGACACTGCTGCATTTCATTGCCTTGACGGTGAAGGAGAAATACCCAGACCTGGCTACCTTCTGGCACGAGCTGCACTTTGTGGAGAAGGCGGCAGCAG TGTCCCTGGAGAACGTGCTGCTGGATGTGAAGGAGCTGGGCCGGGGCATGGAGTTGATTCGGCGGGAGTGCAGCATACATGACAACAGCGTCCTTCGGAACTTCCTCAGCACCAATGAAGGCAAACTGGACAAGCTCCAGCGCGACGCCAAGACAGCTGAG GAGGCCTACAATGCAGTTGTGCGCTACTTCGGTGAGAGTCCCAAGACCACACCTCCTTCTGTATTCTTCCCAGTATTTGTCCGATTCATTCGTTCTTATAAG GAAGCAGAACAAGAGAACGAAGCTCGAAAGAAGCAAGAGGAGGTAATGCGGGAGAAGCAGCTGGCTCAGGAAGCCAAGAAACTGGATGCCAAG ACTCCATCCCAGCGGAACAAGTGGCAACAGCAGGAGCTAATTGCAGAGTTGAGGCGGCGCCAGGCCAAGGAGCACCGGCCTGTTTACGAGGGGAAGGATGGTACCATTGAGGACATCATCACAG TGCTGAAGAGTGTCCCTTTCACGGCCCGTACTGCCAAGAGGGGCTCACGCTTCTTCTGCGATGCAGCCCACCATGATGAGTCAAACTGTTAA